Within Candidatus Zixiibacteriota bacterium, the genomic segment GCACCTGTAGTACGGGCTGGCGCAGACGGACCAGAAAAACATCGCCGCCTATCTTTCGGTAGGTCTGGACGGTCGATTCGAGCATCTCAATACCGCTCATGTCACACTGATCCACGGCGTTCATTCTCAGGACGAGCGTGCGTTGACCCGGATAGCGTTTGTAATTGAGCCGCAACTCTTCTTCGATGTGGTATACAGCTCCAAAGAACAGCGGACCACGAATATTCATGAGTCCCATTTGCGGACAGACCGGTTGGTCCGGGTCGTGAATCAGATGGCGAAAGGTCTTATCAGGAACCACCGGGTATACTCGTGGCAGACTTGATTTCACGATGAAGAGAGCCAGAGAAAACAGTATGCCACCGATAATCGCGAAATCCAGAGGCAATAGTAGTGTAGCCACAAACGTCACTGACATTATGATCGTCTCCATTCGCGATGTCTGGATGACGCGTCGGATAGCCTTTCGGTCGACCATTCCCCAGGCAATCACGAGCAAGACTCCGGCGATCGCTGCCCGAGGAATTACTTTTGCATACGGAGCCACCACCAACATTGCCAGCAAGATCGTTAGGCCGGTGAATACTCCGGTCAAGTGTGTCTTGGCACCGGACTGCTCAGCGAGTGCAGAACGCGTAAACGAACCCGAACAGGCATATCCGGAAAACAAGCCCGAAGCTATATTGGCCAACCCTTGTCCGAAGAATTCTTGGTTAGGGTTCAGGCGATCACCGGTTTTCCGAGCCAGTGTTTGAGAAGCTGCTACAGCTTCGATCAAACCAAGCGCGGCTACAGCCGCCGATCCCGTTACAAGTGCCCTGACCATGTGAAGGTCCGGGACCATTCCGGTAGAAATCCAGGTTGGCGGAGGAAAAGAACGCGGGATGTCACCAATGACCCGGACGCCGTATTCCTCCAGCCCCAGGAAATACACGACCAGAGCAGAGCCAGTGATGACCAGCAATCCGGCTGGAACGCGGCTGCTTGCCCGGCGCAGGATAGCCATCAGCATCAGCGCTCCCACACCCAGCATGGCGCTAATCCCATGTATGTCGGATAAACGATTAACTATAGCTCGAATTATCTCGTACAATTCTGGTGATGCCGGTAATTCCAATCCCAGGATGTGTCGGGTCTGACCTACCGCAATGTGCAGTGCTGCGCCAGCCACAAAACCAAGCAGGACAGATCGAGAAGCCAGGGTGACCATCGCTCCAATATGCAGAAACGCCATAGTCATACTGATTATCCCGGCGATAACGGCAATCAGACTGGCCGCAAGCAGATACTGGGCGGTGCCGGGAACAGCGACCGATAACAGTAGTGGCAGAACCAATAATGACAGAGCGTTGACAGGTCCGGTAGCCAGAAACCGGGATGATCCCCACAAAGCCCCGACAATGGCGGCCACCGCTGCCGTATACAGTCCCATGTGGGGAGGTAGTTCCGCAATTGAGGCATAGGCTATTGCCTGCGGAATAGCCACCGCTGCGACCGTCAGCCCGGCCAGAAGATCGGAGGGTAAGTCCTGACGATTAACGCCACGGAGAATCCCCAAGGGTCTCAGTATGTAATCCCTCATATTCCGCAACATCTGCCCTGAATGTTGGTCCAAAGAAAGTTGTGTGTGTTTAAGCCACGACAAGATCGATTATACTCCCTGCCCGTTTCACAGACTCCCAGTTACATACTGGAGTGGACTGGGGCGCAGTCAAAGTTACGTTGCCCTCTTGATCATATCAATCCCTTTTCGAGATCGCGGGCGTGCATTCGCGTCGGTCGCCGGTTAGCATAAAAAACCGGCCCGTTGGCTACGGGCCGGCGCGTCCTTAGGAAGACGCTCAGAAGAGGTATCCTCCGATCATTCCATGACTGGAGGTTTATGTTTTTTCTTCGTCGGAATCCTTATCACTGTTTTTGAGATTGAAGGACAAGTATTCCAACTCCATTGCCATATTCTCATTGCAAAGGTACACATCGTCCGGCACCCGCAGGTTAATCGGTGCGAAATTCAAAATTGCCTTCACGCCGGCTTCGACCACATCATCGACAATGTACTGAGCAACTGTGGCCGGTACTGCAAGAATAACCATCTGGATGTTGGCCACTTTAAGCTCATCCCGGAGGTTCCCTATGTCCGAAACAATGATTCCCTTGTGGTTGGAACCAATCTTCCGTTGATCATTGTCAAACAGCCTGACAATTTGGAATCCCTGTTTCAAAAACTCTTTGTAGCCGACCATCGCGGAACCGATATTTCCGATTCCGACCAAAGCCACTCGCCAGACACGGTCAATACCAAGGATCGACGCTATCTTTTTTCTTAGCTCACTGACGGGGTAGCCAAGTCCTCGGGTACCAAACGAACCAAAGAACGAAAGGTCCTTGCGAACCTGAGCCGGAGTGAGTTTCTCACGTCGAGCTAACTCCTTGGACGAGATCGTCTCGCAGTTCTCTTTTTCCAACAACGAGAGCGCTCTATAATAAAGCGACAAACGATGTATGGTCGATTCTGAAATCTTCCTCTTCACAGCCGTCTCAGATGCCTTTATCGTACATGCCAATCAGCGACAATTGATACCAAACTCAGTCATGTGAAAATCTTCACAAGAAATTACATACTATGGTATTGGCTGTCAACCAAAATAACACCCCGACACGCGGGTTATTCTGCCTATCTATTGTTTTAACAATGGTTTAAGGGAAGTCTGGCTATGTCTGAAAAATGTCGTCCGGGTACGACTTTGTACCCCTATTTCACAATCCGGAGGAGATTTCGGCCGATGCGAGCAAGAATCTCATAGTTGATCGTTCCTGCCCAGGCAGCCAATTGCTCGGCTGTAACAGTCTCGGCCGAGGAAGATCCGATCAGTGTTACTTCATCATGGAGTCGTACGCCTTTGATGTGAGTAACGTCGACCATCACTATATTCATACAAACTCGCCCACGGACAGGAGCGCGGCGACCATGTATCAACACGTGAGCAACATTAGACAGAGAGCGATCATAACCGTCGGCGTAACCAATCGGCAACACCGCCAATCGGGAAGGTGTCGTCGTGCGATAGGTACAGCCATACCCGATAAAACTATCGGACGGGACTTTCTTAAGCTGGGTGATACGTGTCTTCCAACTCAACACCGGCGTAAATAGATCGTTGCCGCCACCGTCCAGACGATACGATAGATATGTTTCCTTCGATGACCAGTGACCGTAGGCTGAGATGCCCGGACGCACCAAATCAAACCGCGTTTTGTCGAAAAGAATCAGTGCCGCCGAACAAGCCGTATGGCGCACGCGCGGTTTGATTCCCAGTTTGGTCATCCGACGCACCAGCTGGTTAAAAAGCTTCAGTTGATACTCGGCGTATTCGTGATTGGTAGTGTCTTCGATATTGGCGAAATGCGATGATGCTCCGTAGGGCAGTTGCAGCGACGCGTGCTTCTTATAAACAGCGGCAATGCCGCCCAATTCATCTGAAGAAATACCCTGACGATTCGTTCCCGTCTCCAACTTCAAATGTGTCCGAAGCCGTATTGCGGCTTTATCTCCGAGTTTTCCGAGACGTGACAAAGTGGAACGGTCACAAATCACCGGTTCAAGGTTCAATTTCAAAACGGACTCAAGACGATCATGCGGGATCGGACCGAGAACCATGATCGGTCGCAACCATCCGGAATCGCGGCATACCTCCGCTTCCTCAAGCGAGTGAACCGTCAGACAGTCAACTTGATTTGTGTCTGTGAGAAGCTTGACGATCTCTGGCAGACCGTGACCATAGGCATTGGCCTTGACACATATTGCCAGTTTGCGACCACCGGCCAATTTGACAAGGGAGGTGATGTTTTTTTTCAACGCCTTCCGCGACAGTTCAATCCAGCTCAGTTCTTGTGGCTTGTTCATAGTGTCAGTTATACTCTGATGCGTCGGCGAAGACAACAAAAGAAATCACAGGCATCGCCTGTTATTGGGCATAGCTTGTTAATAAGTGCATGGTGTTTCTGTCATTCCTGCGAAAGCAGGAAACCAAGTTTCGCGAAAATGGATTTGTTTGGTAATACACGTATTGCGTTTTCGCGTAACTCAATGGCATTGTGTGCGTATGGCGGATTTGCTTATTGTTTCAAGCGGTGAAAACGTTGTGAATTTGGTGCACCTATTGTAGTTCTCTGGTATTGAATCTGTGGTTGTCATTTGTAAACGTTTCATGCACAAGGATTGAAGACAAGATTCAGGGGAGGTGTTGTAGGGTAAGTGGGGGGCATGCCTGTTATTCGTTAGATGTCACCGTGAGCGGAGTCGAAGGGCGTGAATGTCATACTTCGACTTTGCTCGTATGACGGGTTAGGGAGAGACAAGCAGTCCGGCCCAAACAAGTTTGAGCCGGGCACCCAATGGCTGACGAGGGCGTCTGCCGCCCACGGAGTATGACGGGTTAGGGGGAGACAAGCAGTCCGGCCCAAACAAGTTTGAGCCGGGCACCCAATGGCAGACGAGGGCGTCTGCCGCCCACGGAAACGTTTCAAGTCAGCGGCGTCTATGGCGTCCGGGGGACTTGGATGTTAGCAAATCTTTGTACCACATTAAGCATATCTCGCTTCGCAAGTCGGGATAGGCAAATGTATTGATGGCCCCCAGAACGCATCCTTGCTTTTGATAGAACCGGCAGGCAGGCACATTGACGTTTTGAGTTTCAATCTTCAGGCATTGACACCCTTTCCCAATGGACCAGGCTTCAGCAGCCTTAAAAAGGTGGCTTCCCACACCCTTTCCCTGGTGCTCGGGGTGAATGCGAATGTCCCAAAGAACCGCTAAATCCTGGCGGCCCTCCAGCATAAACACACCAGGTGTATTCCATGCCACAGCAGCCCCACCCAACCGTTTATCACTTGAAAAAGCAGAAAGGAAAACCCAGTTGGAAAGGTCCCATCGGTCGGCCCACGTTAATGGCCC encodes:
- a CDS encoding STAS domain-containing protein — protein: MRDYILRPLGILRGVNRQDLPSDLLAGLTVAAVAIPQAIAYASIAELPPHMGLYTAAVAAIVGALWGSSRFLATGPVNALSLLVLPLLLSVAVPGTAQYLLAASLIAVIAGIISMTMAFLHIGAMVTLASRSVLLGFVAGAALHIAVGQTRHILGLELPASPELYEIIRAIVNRLSDIHGISAMLGVGALMLMAILRRASSRVPAGLLVITGSALVVYFLGLEEYGVRVIGDIPRSFPPPTWISTGMVPDLHMVRALVTGSAAVAALGLIEAVAASQTLARKTGDRLNPNQEFFGQGLANIASGLFSGYACSGSFTRSALAEQSGAKTHLTGVFTGLTILLAMLVVAPYAKVIPRAAIAGVLLVIAWGMVDRKAIRRVIQTSRMETIIMSVTFVATLLLPLDFAIIGGILFSLALFIVKSSLPRVYPVVPDKTFRHLIHDPDQPVCPQMGLMNIRGPLFFGAVYHIEEELRLNYKRYPGQRTLVLRMNAVDQCDMSGIEMLESTVQTYRKIGGDVFLVRLRQPVLQVLEQSGFIENTLGRDHILRQEGAIEYLFEHDIDPHICTYECEHEIFSECKTIAKHAYGDHVPSAPHGSKGHHLQVPPEEFSRLMVDPEAFLLDVREPAEYQRAHIEGAHLMPLRELLQNTKQLPSDRLLLISCRSGRRTSRALFVLEDMGVSMVVGLEGGILAWRAANLPVVVEDSQQKPS
- a CDS encoding redox-sensing transcriptional repressor Rex, with product MKRKISESTIHRLSLYYRALSLLEKENCETISSKELARREKLTPAQVRKDLSFFGSFGTRGLGYPVSELRKKIASILGIDRVWRVALVGIGNIGSAMVGYKEFLKQGFQIVRLFDNDQRKIGSNHKGIIVSDIGNLRDELKVANIQMVILAVPATVAQYIVDDVVEAGVKAILNFAPINLRVPDDVYLCNENMAMELEYLSFNLKNSDKDSDEEKT
- the alr gene encoding alanine racemase: MNKPQELSWIELSRKALKKNITSLVKLAGGRKLAICVKANAYGHGLPEIVKLLTDTNQVDCLTVHSLEEAEVCRDSGWLRPIMVLGPIPHDRLESVLKLNLEPVICDRSTLSRLGKLGDKAAIRLRTHLKLETGTNRQGISSDELGGIAAVYKKHASLQLPYGASSHFANIEDTTNHEYAEYQLKLFNQLVRRMTKLGIKPRVRHTACSAALILFDKTRFDLVRPGISAYGHWSSKETYLSYRLDGGGNDLFTPVLSWKTRITQLKKVPSDSFIGYGCTYRTTTPSRLAVLPIGYADGYDRSLSNVAHVLIHGRRAPVRGRVCMNIVMVDVTHIKGVRLHDEVTLIGSSSAETVTAEQLAAWAGTINYEILARIGRNLLRIVK
- a CDS encoding GNAT family N-acetyltransferase — translated: MNIHIREEDSSNLTEYAETPMAFTVNSMLTIKETGLGGIILKEHKVDPPYTKDYDACPGEGPLTWADRWDLSNWVFLSAFSSDKRLGGAAVAWNTPGVFMLEGRQDLAVLWDIRIHPEHQGKGVGSHLFKAAEAWSIGKGCQCLKIETQNVNVPACRFYQKQGCVLGAINTFAYPDLRSEICLMWYKDLLTSKSPGRHRRR